DNA from Brassica napus cultivar Da-Ae chromosome C4, Da-Ae, whole genome shotgun sequence:
GTGACCAGAAGAAGAAGGCTTGTTCTCTCTCAGACTCAGAGACCAAAAGAGTGAGTTGAGGAAAGAGTTTGGCTTTTCTTCCCATCCTCCAGTTTCATACATCTCAGCCCTCGAATGTTTTGGCCTCATAGACTCCGATGGAGATGAAAGTCCCGCATGACCATCATATGAGAGAATACGAGCTATTGCATACATAGAAGCTCCAAGATGAGGCGGTAAGTTTTCCCGTGGATGTCTTACCTATAAAATGCCAATGAACGGTTGAAAACTCAAATCAGATAACAAAAACCTTTCAAGTATAACCGATTACAAACTTACCTTAAACAAAATGGATGCAGTTAGTCGCTCACGCAAAATGTACATTTGAGCAACTTCAAGGGCTGTGGTTCTGTAAGGCAGCCAACGATCAACTACTAACTTGACTGAATTTTCAGGCGAAGACATCATGTTCTGTTCACGCCTACTCTCTGCTTTATGTATATTCATCCCCTCTTCATTACTATTAtctccctcttcttcttcttcgcctgtttcttcatcatcttcttcttcctcgtcatcaCTATCATCAGCTTCACTGCTAACTGTAGGAGCTACAGCTATCTCTGTTGAGACCAGTAACAAAGGGAGATCGCGAGCAACGGTACAGTTTCTTATGTGCATGCCTCCATCTCCACGTGTGATCTCATCGAAAACAACTAAGGATTCATCATACTTCCTCGACGACAAGTTGAAGTTGTTTGAGAGTGAATGCACACGAACTTTAGCACCACTAACAGTCTCTACCAAAGATCTTCGATTATTACCAAAAGATGGGCACAATCTCCCCACCATTGGATACAATCCTACAGCTAGGACAGCACGGAGTATACCCGGATCACGCGAGTTCTGGCTACAACTCGATATGTCATAAGGAATAATCCCGTGTCTTTTAAGTTCTGACTCAAGTTGGCTACGCATTTGATCCAACATCTTCATAGCACTTGGGGAGACAAAGTACTGAGAGCAAAACTCAGCCGCAAGACCTCTTTCTTTTGCGTTTTTCCAGCAGTCAAAGGCAGCAACAACCGCTAGGTGATCACTGTCGCCTCCACAGAGCGACGCAAGTTCAAGTTTTGCAGTAGCAGCTTTCTGTCTTTCAACTGGCGACATGGGCATGGTGAAAGGTTCCTTGTAGTCTGCTGCACATGCCAGAGTAAGTGCAGGATCCAGACAGTTCACTAATACAGCGAAGAAAAGCATCTTGCTTATCAGAGGATGAACTGGGAGATGACCAAACTTCTCTCCAAGTTCTGTCAGCTCTTCCTCGGGTGTCAGGGCCCCGATGTCTTGTAGGATGCTCAAGGCGTTTGCAATACTTTGATCAACAGGCGGGTCCAACAGTTTCTGGAGAAAATCATTTGTTTTACAATTTGGATCGAGGATCTTAACCTGAAAATAACATTCAAGGACGATAATCAGTAACTGCTATAAACAGCAAGTAAAATGAAGTAAGCAGTACCTGTAAGCAGAGTTCTTCTACAGGCATCCTCTTAATCTCAGGAACTTTAAAATCTGGCATAGAAGCTGCACGAAGTCTAGAATAAAGATGATAACAAATGCCAGGCTGGCAACGACCTGCGCGACCCTCACGCTGTTTGGCATTTGCTTTCGATACCCAGGAAGATTGAAGAGTTGAAACATTACTGTAAGGATCATAGCTCTTTTCCTTCATCCGGCCACTATCTATCACATAAACCACATCATCAATGGTCACTGCTGACTCAGCAATATTCGTAGCGAGCACAATCTTGCGACAACCTCGAGGAGGGCGACTGAAAACTTTCTTCTGCTCCCCTGCTGGAACCATTGAGTGAAGACATATAATGTTGAATTTACTACCATCCGAGAAAAAAGGGCTGTCAAGTAATCTCTGTcttgttttatttatatcatcCCATCCAGGTAGAAACACAAGAATGGCACCACCATCTTCTGAGTCGCCACATATTTTCCTCATTAGCTGCTGTATAAGACTCACATCGACCTGCTCCGGGTTGATTGTCGCCATGTACTTATCGAGTATCTGTTGTGCTTGCTGAGAATTAGACTGAGAGCTTTCTGCATGCTCCCTGATGATTTGAGCAGCTTCTAGCTGGTTCTCTGTTTCGGCCATTTCTAACGCTGTCATACCATCTTTGGACTTTAAGTTACAGTCTGCGCCGAATGAGAGGAGCATGCATACATCGCTGATCCTTCCTTTTCCAGCAAATACCATAAGTGGTGATAGCAAGGTTGATTGGTGCTGATAATTGTAGATCTCAGGACTTCCCCGAGAAGAAACTAGATCTAAGAGGGCATCGAACTCATCATTTGTCCAAGCCAAGATGATTGCTTCATCTAAAGCAAGTTTATCTTCATCTGTTAAATAAAACTTCTGGTCTGGTGTACTCAAGTTGGCAGAGCTTAGATGATTATCTCCACCTGACTTCAGAATAGAAAGCACATCCTCCAAATATAAAGTTCTCACCTGTAGAGAGAAAGCATGGAGATGAAACTTGGGCAAAACAGAAAATTTCCAGGTTTGAGAAAGAGTAAAGAAGAGAAATTAACTGGATAAGTGAATCCAGGGACACGGACAACCGGGCAACCTCCAAAATATCCCGAGAATCTCTCAGCATCAAGCGTAGCACTCATTAAGATCTGTTGGCTcagaattttcaaaaaatattgtagTCAGGTCATACTCAAAGACATTATCACAAGTCCAGCATATTAGTGAAAAGAACATAGAGCTTAACTAACCAGACGGAGATGAGGATTTGATGGAAGCAAGTCCCTgcaaattggaaaaaaaaagcattgcaaattagaaaaaaaacactgaaaagaaaagaaatagtaTCTTCTATCATCGCTTGGAGCTTCAGAAGTACATGTGCACCAATATGGCATATGAATAACATTGAAGCGAAACATAGCCTTAACAATAGTTTCGTAAGTCACGTAGAATTGATTTATTTGATAAACACCTTGATAGTTTGAGAAACTACCTTATAATTGCCAACATGAAATCAGAGTAGCAATCCCTTTCATGGATTTCATCCTACAAAGTAACATTCAGGTCACTGATTAATGTAGACAGCCACATAATACAAATTCTACAGCCAAGGGAAATTGGAGAATCTGAGATGACAAACAATAACAAGAAGGCATGCCACAGTAACAGTTCACAGTTTCATTATATCTTAATTGTTCAACAAATAGCAGCATATAGATATGAAACACAAGCTTAATGAACACATGATAGTGGataaaataagaagaagatgTCAAGTACCACAATGATGTGAGTTATGTCGGAAACATAGCTACCAGAGCCTTTTCCTACAAGCACTCTCAGGAGAATGCCATTGGTGCAGAAAACAACTGATGAGTGCCTTCCACCTTTGCTCTGCAGTCGAACCTGAAATTGCAACATAAAGTCAATGGGCACTTACTTCTGTACAATATTGAAACACAACCAACTTTCATGTAAAAACGCAAATGTCTAACTTCGAAGACTACTAACCTTGTAACCAATGTTGTCTCCAATGCTTTCACCTCTTTCACAGGATATTCTttcagaaacttcaaaatagagatgGAAAAACATTCAGCTAAGGGTTTGCAGTACAAAACATAAATGTGAATTAAACCCAAAATTTCAAAAGATCATACGTAGCAAAATAAGGAAGAATATCAACCTGACATTGCGGAGATACGCCGTGGTTGGGTGCATACAATTTTGCAAGTTTCTCTTTTGCTTGCCCACATATGGTCTAAAAGATATTGAGGCacctaaaacaataaaaaatggAGTGAGAATCCTCAAGATTTATAATATGGAAAACTCTTTACATGGCCTAAATCACATCCCAGGTTCACATTCAGAAAAACCTTATAACTTTCTCCAAGAGATTTAAGTTGCGTAAATATGTCGCCCGTGTACTAGAAAACTGATAGCCTACCCTCGGATCCAAGGGATGCATAACTAATTCGTTAAGAAGGTGATTCTACTGAACTAAAGAAATAAAACAAGGTGCAACAAGCACCTGAGTAGTTTTCCCGCAACCAGTTTCACCAGAAATAAGAATAACCTGCATTTAGAATTAAGAATTTTATAGTGATTCGTTTCATGCACTGGACATCACAAGCTGAAACAAATTAACATACTGAAGGAGTTCACAGAACCTGATTGGATTCCACTGCAGATGTTATAGCATCTCTAAACGATGTGATGGGAAGCCTTGACCGCAACTTAGAGATCTGTAGTAACATAAAtcagttaaagaaaaaaaaaacacatttcaCTTTCCTCTACTTGCCATGATGATTCATAACTTGTCAAACTGTATTTCTGGACAAAAGAACTGAGTATCCCCTTACCTCCTGGAGAGCTCTATCACTCCTCAGCCTAGAACTCAAAGACGCCACCTTGTCCAAGATCTCATCACCGCTCATCAGCGGCTTCCTAAAAAAATCATCTTTCCACTGCCCTTGTTTACAAGAGTTGCCTACGTACTTGTTGAACGACGTAGCAGCAGTATCTCCGTCACAGGGTGGATAATAAGTAAACAACTCCTGGAGAATAGCATCAGCCTCAGGCGGAAACGAGACGCACCGAAGCTTCTCTCTGTTTCTTGACTTCTCCTTAGCTCCTTTGTTCTTCCCATTTCTGTACATGTCTTTGAATATCGAAAGACGCCTTTGATTCCCTTGCCTATAAAAACCATATGTTGAAAGCAAGCATCAGAGACTACTAGGTCTCTCaccataaaaatgaaaactttatcAAACCCAAAAGACGTTAAAGTTAGAATGAACTCTCTCACTCACCCAGAGCTTTTGGATTGAATACCCATTTTCCGACACATCTGGTGAATCACGCCACGTTCGGTGTTTGAGAGATTATGCCCAAACGTGTAAACTACAACAACAAAGGAAGAAGCGCGTTTGAATCGACATTCGAAATTAGAATCGAAAGAAGAGTTTGGgaaactctctctctactaaCCTTCGT
Protein-coding regions in this window:
- the LOC106426380 gene encoding DExH-box ATP-dependent RNA helicase DExH6-like produces the protein MGNKRFRSENAAGKPSSVEATRIWASKVIEDFRASGNEVYTFGHNLSNTERGVIHQMCRKMGIQSKSSGQGNQRRLSIFKDMYRNGKNKGAKEKSRNREKLRCVSFPPEADAILQELFTYYPPCDGDTAATSFNKYVGNSCKQGQWKDDFFRKPLMSGDEILDKVASLSSRLRSDRALQEISKLRSRLPITSFRDAITSAVESNQVILISGETGCGKTTQVPQYLLDHMWASKRETCKIVCTQPRRISAMSVSERISCERGESIGDNIGYKVRLQSKGGRHSSVVFCTNGILLRVLVGKGSGSYVSDITHIIVDEIHERDCYSDFMLAIIRDLLPSNPHLRLILMSATLDAERFSGYFGGCPVVRVPGFTYPVRTLYLEDVLSILKSGGDNHLSSANLSTPDQKFYLTDEDKLALDEAIILAWTNDEFDALLDLVSSRGSPEIYNYQHQSTLLSPLMVFAGKGRISDVCMLLSFGADCNLKSKDGMTALEMAETENQLEAAQIIREHAESSQSNSQQAQQILDKYMATINPEQVDVSLIQQLMRKICGDSEDGGAILVFLPGWDDINKTRQRLLDSPFFSDGSKFNIICLHSMVPAGEQKKVFSRPPRGCRKIVLATNIAESAVTIDDVVYVIDSGRMKEKSYDPYSNVSTLQSSWVSKANAKQREGRAGRCQPGICYHLYSRLRAASMPDFKVPEIKRMPVEELCLQVKILDPNCKTNDFLQKLLDPPVDQSIANALSILQDIGALTPEEELTELGEKFGHLPVHPLISKMLFFAVLVNCLDPALTLACAADYKEPFTMPMSPVERQKAATAKLELASLCGGDSDHLAVVAAFDCWKNAKERGLAAEFCSQYFVSPSAMKMLDQMRSQLESELKRHGIIPYDISSCSQNSRDPGILRAVLAVGLYPMVGRLCPSFGNNRRSLVETVSGAKVRVHSLSNNFNLSSRKYDESLVVFDEITRGDGGMHIRNCTVARDLPLLLVSTEIAVAPTVSSEADDSDDEEEEDDEETGEEEEEGDNSNEEGMNIHKAESRREQNMMSSPENSVKLVVDRWLPYRTTALEVAQMYILRERLTASILFKVRHPRENLPPHLGASMYAIARILSYDGHAGLSSPSESMRPKHSRAEMYETGGWEEKPNSFLNSLFWSLSLRENKPSSSGHVNRNPQHGFNTVQTEVASMHTQQNIKQRNPKAANNGDSGKKKEKMYVNHTNGIHQPEAASIAKQSKHKSANSLSLGNKKENMPSDQVYGNQQPNSAPREAASPVAKHQISKKTKNRPANNSDFGKKKTQYVPKIDLHKKEREGKVEQKGNA